A region from the Pseudomonadota bacterium genome encodes:
- a CDS encoding SIR2 family protein: MSQITLEEIARGVTRHDIVPYLGAGAVADVVHSESGQAMPADSESLILAMNGGQAMAPRLMYEFPRAAMNVELKKGRRFLTRFLQETYGHAHWTRALLHDWLATVKPRYVIDTNRDSQLQDSYAATPHTLIRGVARLGGSDYRFRIHHYDGGRYTAIDQDAVDPDLPTLFKPMGSPLPDPSFIASDADYVDYITELMGGFAIPNFLKQYRQNKQYLILGLRLTRDTERMVLSDMIYGAATPGGWVLIPGATDKERRFCERIGLELIDADIPELLAAASQLPVADQATADLPG, translated from the coding sequence ATGAGCCAAATCACCTTGGAAGAAATCGCCCGTGGCGTTACCCGCCACGACATTGTTCCCTACCTCGGTGCCGGTGCCGTGGCCGATGTGGTCCACAGCGAATCCGGCCAGGCCATGCCGGCCGACAGCGAATCGCTGATTCTGGCCATGAACGGCGGACAAGCCATGGCCCCGCGGCTCATGTACGAGTTCCCCCGCGCGGCCATGAACGTGGAACTGAAAAAAGGCCGGCGCTTTCTCACCCGTTTTTTGCAGGAGACCTATGGCCATGCCCACTGGACGCGGGCGCTGCTGCACGATTGGCTGGCGACGGTCAAACCGCGCTATGTCATCGATACCAACCGCGACAGCCAACTTCAGGATTCCTACGCCGCCACGCCTCATACCCTCATCCGGGGCGTGGCACGGCTGGGGGGATCGGATTATCGGTTTCGCATCCATCACTACGATGGCGGGCGCTATACCGCCATCGATCAGGACGCGGTGGATCCCGACCTACCGACCCTGTTCAAGCCCATGGGCAGCCCGCTTCCGGACCCCAGCTTTATCGCCTCCGACGCCGACTATGTGGACTACATCACCGAATTGATGGGTGGCTTCGCCATTCCGAACTTTCTCAAGCAATACCGCCAGAACAAGCAGTACCTGATTCTGGGCCTGCGGCTGACGCGGGATACCGAACGGATGGTGCTCTCGGACATGATCTACGGCGCCGCCACCCCCGGTGGTTGGGTACTGATTCCCGGGGCCACCGACAAAGAGCGGCGATTCTGCGAACGCATAGGCCTTGAAC
- the nifK gene encoding nitrogenase molybdenum-iron protein subunit beta translates to MSQDAENIQPSYPLFRTDEYKTNLEAKKVFEEREPMEKIMETFEWTTTQEYQDLNFQREALTVNPAKACQPLGAVLCALGFSKTMPYVHGSQGCVAYFRTYFNRHFKEPIACVSDSMTEDAAVFGGQKNMFDGLENCKAMYKPDMIAVSTTCMAEVIGDDLNAFIGNARKEGHVPDEYPVPFAHTPSFVGSHTTGWDNMFEGIIRYFTLNAMDDKEVGSNGKINIVPGFETYLGNFRVIRRMLDEMGVAYSFLSDPTEVLDTPADGEFRMYAGGTTMDEVKDAPNAIDTLLLQPWQSVKTRKFVKNTWQQPAADISIPMGLEWTDDFLMKVSEITGQEIPESLAKERGRLVDMMTDSHAWLHGKRFGLYGDADFVLGMTKFLLELGAEPVHILCNHANKRWKKAIEAMLAESPYGANSTVHIGKDLWHFRSLMFTDKPDFMIGNSYGKFIQRDTVTKGKEFEVPLIRIGFPIFDRHHLHRDTTLGYEGAMHMLKTLVNAVLERLDEETRGMGTTDYNYDLIR, encoded by the coding sequence ATGAGCCAAGATGCAGAAAACATTCAGCCCAGTTATCCGCTTTTCAGGACGGACGAATACAAGACCAACCTGGAAGCGAAGAAGGTATTCGAAGAACGTGAACCCATGGAGAAGATCATGGAAACGTTCGAGTGGACCACCACCCAGGAATACCAGGATCTGAATTTCCAGCGGGAGGCCTTGACCGTCAACCCGGCCAAGGCCTGTCAACCCCTGGGGGCCGTCCTGTGCGCCCTGGGTTTTTCCAAGACCATGCCCTATGTCCACGGCTCACAAGGCTGTGTGGCGTATTTCCGCACGTACTTCAATCGGCACTTCAAAGAGCCCATTGCCTGCGTGTCCGACTCCATGACCGAAGATGCGGCCGTGTTCGGTGGCCAGAAGAACATGTTCGACGGGCTGGAGAACTGCAAAGCCATGTACAAGCCGGACATGATCGCCGTGTCCACCACCTGTATGGCGGAAGTGATCGGCGACGACCTGAACGCCTTCATCGGCAATGCCCGCAAAGAAGGCCACGTTCCGGACGAATATCCGGTTCCCTTTGCCCATACCCCCAGTTTCGTCGGGTCCCACACCACCGGCTGGGACAACATGTTCGAAGGCATCATCCGCTATTTCACCTTGAATGCCATGGACGACAAGGAGGTGGGAAGCAACGGCAAGATCAATATCGTGCCGGGCTTCGAGACCTATCTCGGCAATTTCCGGGTGATTCGGCGCATGCTCGACGAGATGGGCGTGGCCTACAGCTTCCTCTCCGATCCGACCGAGGTGCTCGATACCCCCGCCGATGGTGAGTTCCGGATGTACGCCGGTGGCACCACCATGGACGAAGTTAAAGACGCGCCCAACGCGATCGACACGCTGTTGTTACAACCCTGGCAGTCGGTGAAGACCAGAAAGTTCGTCAAGAACACCTGGCAGCAACCGGCGGCCGATATCAGTATCCCCATGGGCCTGGAGTGGACCGACGATTTTCTGATGAAAGTCTCGGAAATCACCGGACAGGAGATTCCCGAATCCCTGGCCAAGGAGCGGGGCCGGTTGGTGGACATGATGACCGACTCCCACGCTTGGCTGCATGGCAAGCGGTTCGGGCTCTACGGCGATGCCGATTTTGTCCTCGGTATGACCAAGTTCCTGCTCGAACTGGGTGCGGAGCCGGTGCATATTCTCTGCAATCATGCCAACAAGCGCTGGAAAAAGGCGATTGAAGCCATGCTGGCCGAATCGCCCTACGGCGCCAACAGCACGGTGCACATCGGCAAGGACCTGTGGCATTTCCGCTCGCTGATGTTCACTGACAAACCCGACTTCATGATCGGTAACTCCTACGGCAAGTTCATTCAGCGGGACACCGTCACCAAGGGCAAGGAATTCGAGGTGCCGCTGATCCGGATCGGTTTCCCGATCTTCGACCGGCATCACCTGCATCGCGACACCACCCTGGGTTACGAAGGTGCGATGCACATGCTCAAGACCCTGGTGAACGCGGTGTTGGAGCGCCTCGACGAAGAGACTCGGGGCATGGGTACCACCGACTACAACTACGACCTGATCCGTTAA
- the nifH gene encoding nitrogenase iron protein: MRQCAIYGKGGIGKSTTTQNLVAGLAELGKKVMIVGCDPKADSTRLILHSKAQNTIMEMAAEAGTVEDLELEDVLKVGYGDIKCVESGGPEPGVGCAGRGVITAINFLEEEGAYDEDLDFVFYDVLGDVVCGGFAMPIRENKAQEIYIVVSGEMMAMYAANNISKGIVKYANSGGVRLAGLICNSRNTDREDELIEALAAKLGTQMVHFVPRDNVVQRAEIRRMTVIEYDPNSNQADEYRTLAQKIIDNKKLVIPQPCTMDELEELLMEFGIMEEEDESIIGQTAAAEVSV, translated from the coding sequence ATGCGTCAATGTGCAATTTACGGCAAGGGTGGTATCGGTAAATCCACCACCACCCAGAATCTGGTCGCCGGCCTGGCCGAATTGGGCAAGAAGGTCATGATCGTCGGATGCGATCCCAAAGCGGACTCCACCCGCCTGATCCTGCACTCCAAGGCTCAGAACACCATCATGGAAATGGCCGCCGAGGCGGGCACCGTGGAGGATCTGGAACTGGAAGATGTGCTGAAGGTCGGCTACGGCGACATCAAATGCGTTGAGTCCGGCGGCCCGGAACCCGGTGTCGGTTGTGCCGGTCGGGGCGTGATCACGGCAATCAATTTCCTCGAAGAGGAAGGGGCCTACGACGAAGATTTGGATTTCGTCTTCTACGATGTGTTGGGCGACGTGGTTTGCGGTGGTTTCGCCATGCCGATCCGCGAAAACAAGGCCCAGGAAATCTACATCGTCGTATCCGGCGAAATGATGGCCATGTATGCCGCCAACAATATCTCCAAAGGGATTGTGAAATACGCCAATTCCGGCGGTGTGCGCCTGGCGGGCTTGATTTGCAACAGCCGCAACACCGACCGCGAAGACGAACTGATCGAAGCCCTGGCTGCCAAACTCGGCACCCAAATGGTCCATTTCGTACCCCGTGACAACGTGGTGCAACGGGCCGAGATCCGTCGCATGACGGTCATCGAGTACGACCCCAACTCCAACCAGGCCGACGAGTACCGAACCCTGGCGCAGAAAATCATCGACAACAAGAAGTTGGTGATTCCTCAGCCTTGCACCATGGATGAGCTCGAAGAGCTGTTGATGGAATTCGGGATTATGGAAGAAGAGGACGAGAGCATCATCGGCCAGACGGCAGCCGCTGAAGTGAGTGTGTAG
- the nifT gene encoding putative nitrogen fixation protein NifT translates to MPNVMIRRTDEGLLSFYVAKKDLEAKVVSVETDTSESWGGEIELDDGSKYYIEPISPPPRFPTTLRVKRA, encoded by the coding sequence ATGCCCAATGTCATGATCCGGCGTACCGACGAGGGGCTTTTGTCTTTCTACGTTGCCAAAAAAGATCTGGAAGCGAAGGTGGTCTCGGTGGAAACCGACACCAGCGAAAGCTGGGGCGGGGAGATCGAGCTGGACGATGGTTCGAAATACTACATCGAACCCATCAGTCCGCCGCCGAGGTTTCCCACCACCTTACGCGTCAAACGGGCGTGA
- the nifD gene encoding nitrogenase molybdenum-iron protein alpha chain — protein MTTMSREQTEALIQEVLEVYPEKAKKDRAKHLTTNDQSVEQSKKCITSNRKSLPGVMTIRGCAYAGSKGVVWGPIKDMIHISHGPVGCGQYSRAGRRNYYIGVTGVNTFVTMNFTSDFQEKDIVFGGDKKLDKLIDEIETLFPMSKGVSIQSECPIGLIGDDIEAVAKKKTKQHEKPVVPVRCEGFRGVSQSLGHHIANDSIRDWVLDKRDNDDSFQSTPYDVSIIGDYNIGGDAWSSRTLLEEMGLRVVAQWSGDGTLSEMELTPKVKLNLLHCYRSMNYISRHMEEKYGIPWVEYNFFGPTKIAESLRKIASYFDDTIKEGAERVIERYRAEYEAVIAKYRPRLEGKRVMLYVGGLRPRHVIGAYEDLGMEVVGTGYEFGHNDDYDRTIKEMGNATLIYDDVTGYEFEEFVKKVKPDLIGSGIKEKYIFQKMGIPFRQMHSWDYSGPYHGYDGFAIFARDMDMTLNNPCWKKLKAPWKQADSQAAERVAAGA, from the coding sequence ATGACAACCATGTCACGCGAACAGACCGAAGCCCTCATTCAGGAGGTGCTGGAGGTCTATCCCGAAAAGGCCAAGAAGGATCGTGCCAAGCACCTGACGACCAACGATCAGAGTGTCGAGCAGTCGAAAAAGTGCATCACCTCCAACCGTAAATCCCTGCCGGGTGTGATGACCATTCGCGGTTGCGCCTATGCCGGCTCCAAGGGGGTGGTGTGGGGTCCGATCAAGGACATGATCCATATCTCCCACGGTCCGGTGGGTTGCGGCCAGTATTCCCGCGCCGGGCGCCGAAACTATTACATCGGTGTCACCGGGGTGAATACCTTCGTCACGATGAACTTCACCTCCGATTTCCAGGAGAAGGATATCGTTTTTGGCGGGGACAAAAAGCTGGACAAGCTGATCGACGAAATCGAGACCTTGTTCCCCATGAGCAAAGGGGTGTCGATCCAATCGGAGTGTCCCATCGGCTTGATCGGCGACGACATCGAAGCGGTGGCCAAAAAGAAAACCAAGCAGCACGAAAAGCCGGTCGTGCCGGTGCGCTGTGAAGGTTTTCGGGGTGTGTCCCAATCCCTCGGTCACCACATCGCCAATGACTCGATCCGGGACTGGGTGCTCGACAAGCGGGACAACGACGACAGTTTCCAGAGCACCCCGTATGACGTGTCCATCATCGGCGACTACAACATCGGCGGCGACGCCTGGTCTTCCCGCACGCTGCTGGAGGAAATGGGCTTACGCGTAGTGGCGCAGTGGTCGGGTGACGGCACCCTATCGGAAATGGAGTTGACGCCCAAGGTCAAACTCAACCTACTCCATTGCTACCGGTCCATGAACTACATCTCCCGCCATATGGAAGAGAAGTACGGCATTCCGTGGGTGGAGTACAACTTCTTCGGTCCCACCAAGATTGCCGAGAGCCTGCGCAAGATCGCCTCCTACTTCGATGACACCATCAAGGAAGGCGCGGAACGGGTGATCGAGCGTTATCGGGCCGAGTACGAAGCGGTGATCGCCAAGTACCGCCCACGCCTGGAAGGCAAGCGGGTGATGCTCTATGTCGGTGGTTTGCGGCCGCGTCACGTGATCGGTGCCTATGAAGATCTGGGTATGGAAGTGGTGGGAACCGGCTACGAGTTCGGCCACAACGACGACTACGATCGCACCATCAAAGAGATGGGCAACGCCACGTTGATTTACGACGATGTCACCGGCTACGAGTTCGAAGAATTCGTGAAAAAGGTGAAACCGGATCTCATCGGTTCGGGCATCAAGGAAAAATACATTTTCCAGAAAATGGGTATTCCCTTCCGGCAAATGCATTCCTGGGACTATTCCGGCCCGTATCACGGCTACGACGGCTTTGCCATCTTCGCCCGTGATATGGACATGACTTTGAACAATCCCTGCTGGAAGAAACTCAAGGCGCCTTGGAAGCAAGCCGACTCCCAAGCCGCCGAGCGGGTCGCCGCAGGCGCCTGA